The Malus domestica chromosome 10, GDT2T_hap1 genome contains a region encoding:
- the LOC139188525 gene encoding uncharacterized protein, with the protein MAEDNPLVSKATSSSTSTSNIIHGEINPNQRLCSVLVNEFNYLPWSRAVRSKTGYINGSIKPPETTSLSYDAWLCNDQLVMSWMLNSMKPKLSELFSYLESLYILWEAVKEMYESQNNTAHVFQLKKDLASLKQGDQVFVQHLGNLKNMWNELDLYHPHTTDSLVLLKRADEDKVFQILASLGSEYEDLKSHVLMTLKFPSFASVCQAVQREETRRKVMSVEINTNLEARAFNVNHKSVGDKQFKGMRLDWKCTYCNDGGHLREKCWILHHELGPKFENRSFRDVRDDLINEFAAYIQRKKGSTKSEDQAIGNPTTLLGKFAGFLADSKCVPQRDISGRTMDVSHFRTFECTCFVHIQATQRDKLEPRATKCVFMGYSSSQKGYKCYNPSTRKIIVSKDMRFDEFTPYFSKNSESISQGEGFLDSFPLPTPTEVHECSSKLLFINHTDDHVICENPTDPSHAQDQLQESMIAPRRNPTRDGQPPARFQEYVTHTTRHPISQAVTYKNLSRSHAYFLSLLSNENEPKSFQEASVNPVWQEAMHEELNALNDYNTWSVIKLPQRKKVVGSRWIYKTKFHSDGPIERHKARLVARGLTQTYGIDYNETLASVAKMNIVRVLLSMAVNHE; encoded by the exons ACGAGTTCCTCTACTTCAACTTCCAACATCATTCATGGAGAGATCAATCCTAATCAAAGGTTATGCTCTGTGTTGGTAAATGAATTCAACTATCTACCTTGGTCTCGTGCTGTCAGATCCAAGACAGGGTACATTAATGGCAGCATTAAACCACCTGAAACTACCTCTTTGTCTTACGATGCATGGTTGTGTAATGACCAACTGGTTATGTCGtggatgctcaactccatgaaGCCCAAGCTGTCTGAGCTTTTTAGTTACTTAGAATCCTTGTATATTCTTTGGGAAGCAGTAAAAGAGATGTACGAGAGTCAAAACAACACTGCTCATGTGTTTCAACTCAAAAAGGACCTTGCTAGTTTAAAGCAAGGTGATCAAGTGTTTGTCCAACACCTTGGAAACTTGAAGAACATGTGGAACGAGCTAGATTTGTATCACCCACACACCACTGATTCCCTTGTACTTCTGAAGAGAGCTGATGAAGACAAGGTTTTCCAAATCTTGGCTAGTTTGGGATCAGAGTATGAAGATCTCAAGAGCCACGTTTTGATGACTCTTAAGTTTCCATCCTTTGCAAGTGTGTGTCAAGCTGTGCAAAGAGAAGAAACCCGCAGGAAAGTGATGAGTGTCGAAATCAATACCAACCTTGAAGCTAGAGCATTCAATGTCAATCACAAATCAGTTGGGGACAAGCAGTTTAAAGGAATGAGGTTAGATTGGAAGTGCACTTACTGCAATGATGGTGGCCATTTGAGGGAGAAGTGTTGGATTCTACATCATGAATTAGGACCTAAGTTTGAAAACAGGTCGTTCAGAGATGTAAGAG ATGATTTAATAAATGAGTTTGCTGCCTATATACAAAGGAAGAAGGGAAGCACTAAGAGTGAGGATCAAGCCATTGGAAATCCCACTACTTTACTTGGGAAATTTGCAGGATTCTTGGCTGATTCAAAATGTGTACCACAAAGAGACATCTCAG GAAGAACCATGGATGTATCTCACTTCAGAACTTTTGAGTGTACTTGCTTTGTCCACATTCAAGCTACTCAACGTGACAAATTGGAACCAAGAGCTACTAAGTGTGTATTCATGGGTTATTCAAGTTCTCAGAAGGGTTACAAGTGCTATAATCCAAGCACTCGAAAAATCATAGTGTCAAAAGATATGAGATTTGATGAATTCACTCcctatttttcaaaaaattctGAGTCTATTTCGCAGGGAGAGGGTTTCTTAGATTCATTTCCACTTCCTACTCCAACTGAAGTACATGAATGTAGCTCTAAATTGCTCTTTATTAATCATACTGATGACCATGTGATTTGTGAAAATCCCACTGATCCTTCTCATGCTCAAGATCAACTCCAAGAATCTATGATTGCTCCAAGGAGAAACCCTACCAGAGATGGGCAACCACCTGCAAGGTTTCAAGAGTATGTTACTCATACTACAAGGCATCCTATTTCTCAAGCTGTTACTTATAAAAATTTGTCTCGATCTCATGCATATTTCCTTAGTCTGTTGTCTAATGAAAATGAACCTAAAAGCTTTCAAGAAGCTAGTGTCAATCCAGTCTGGCAAGAAGCAATGCACGAAGAACTCAATGCCTTGAATGATTATAACACATGGAGTGTTATCAAGCTTCCCCAAAGGAAGAAAGTTGTGGGAAGTAGGTGGATTTACAAGACAAAATTTCACTCTGATGGTCCAATTGAAAGGCACAAGGCCAGACTAGTAGCTAGAGGATTAACTCAAACATATGGCATTGATTACAATGAGACACTTGCTTCAGTTGCCAAGATGAACATTGTGAGAGTTTTACTATCTATGGCTGTTAATCATGAATAG
- the LOC139188526 gene encoding uncharacterized mitochondrial protein AtMg00810-like, with protein MDVKNAFLHGDLEEKVYMRLPPEHPQENEPNMVCKLHKAIYGLRKPPCAWYSKLSSVLEAAGFKRSHVASSLFVRIGSADLGVLKYFLGIEMATSNKGLFLNQRKYVLDLLDEAKMMDSKPTRTPLVSKLKLDVEGEPLTDLSTYQRLVGKLIYLTITRPDIAYAVSLISQFMHSPTSIHWEMVKILHMYLKGSVGKGILMKKNGSTQIMGYIDAEWPGNALDRRSTTGFCTFVGGNFVTWKSKKQAVIARSSAEVEYRAMASTVYELTWLKSLVTHAHCIESSVSRQNKTH; from the exons atggatgtgaagaatgcatttcttcatggtgatcttgaagaaaaggtATACATGAGATTACCACCAGAACATCCTCAAGAGAATGAACCTAATATGGTCTGCAAACTTCACAAAGCTATATATGGACTAAGGAAACCTCCTTGTGCATGGTACTCTAAACTAAGCTCAGTTTTGGAAGCTGCAGGATTCAAAAGAAGCCATGTTGCTTCTTCCTTGTTTGTTCGAATTGGTTCAGCTG ATTTGGGAGTTCTTAAATATTTTCTTGGGATTGAGATGGCTACTTCTAATAAGGGTCTGTTcttaaatcaaagaaaatatgtgTTGGATCTTCTTGATGAGGCAAAAATGATGGACTCCAAacctactcgtactcctttagTCAGCAAGCTGAAGTTAGATGTTGAAGGAGAACCTTTAACTGATCTTAGTACCTATCAAAGATTAGTTGGGAAACTCATTTATCTTACTATTACGAGACCagacattgcttatgcagtgAGTCTCATTAGTCAGTTCATGCATTCTCCTACCTCAATTCACTGGGAAATGGTCAAAATACTTCACATGTACCTCAAAGGCTCAGTGGGAAAGGGTATTCTTATGAAGAAAAATGGTTCAACTCAAATTATGGGCTACATTGATGCTGAATGGCCAGGTAATGCCCTTGATCGTAGATCTACCACAGGTTTTTGCACCTTTGTTGGGGGCAACTTTGTTACATGGAAGAGCAAGAAGCAAGCTGTGATAGCTAGGTCAAGTGCTGAAGTTGAGTACCGTGCGATGGCATCCACTGTTTATGAGCTTACTTGGTTAAAAAGTCTCGTTACCCATGCACATTGCATCGAATCCAGTGTTTCACGACAGAACAAAACACATTGA